From Paenibacillus sp. V4I7, one genomic window encodes:
- a CDS encoding aldo/keto reductase gives MRYSTFGKSGYNVSSLGFGAMNLPGVPLEQAREALNYALDHGINYIDTAAAYRNSEEIIGECISHRRQEYFLATKTGARDYETAKAEIERSLVRMKTDHVDLLQIHYVNYVSEFKKAMDIGGAYEAALEAQREGKVRFIGISGHRPDLLAKWIAKGQFSQILFHLNLAQPFALDELIPKATEMDLMKVAMKPLSGGFIQPVDQAIRYPYSQDVHVTISGMVSIKEVQENLAAQEQEVGAEERQELEQLAIELGQHDCRRCNYCSCPLEISIPDVMIASRFREKFGLLPKGDGFFQRQKDRIVGCADHDPCKEKPLCEEKCPYQLPMQSVVQKAASFY, from the coding sequence TTGAGATATTCGACTTTCGGTAAATCCGGCTACAACGTTTCATCACTTGGATTTGGTGCTATGAATCTTCCAGGTGTACCATTAGAACAGGCAAGAGAAGCATTGAATTACGCCTTGGATCATGGGATTAATTATATCGATACTGCAGCTGCATACCGGAACAGCGAGGAAATTATCGGCGAGTGCATCTCTCATCGCAGACAGGAATATTTCTTAGCAACGAAGACAGGGGCACGTGATTACGAGACAGCGAAAGCGGAGATTGAACGAAGCTTGGTTCGGATGAAAACAGACCATGTAGATTTACTGCAAATTCACTACGTGAACTATGTAAGCGAGTTTAAGAAAGCGATGGATATTGGGGGCGCTTATGAAGCTGCTCTTGAGGCTCAGCGGGAAGGGAAAGTGCGATTTATCGGCATTTCCGGACACCGTCCAGATTTACTTGCGAAATGGATCGCCAAGGGGCAATTTTCGCAGATTTTGTTTCATCTCAATTTGGCACAGCCGTTTGCACTTGATGAGTTGATCCCAAAAGCGACAGAGATGGATTTAATGAAAGTAGCCATGAAGCCTTTATCCGGCGGGTTCATTCAACCAGTTGATCAGGCCATCCGCTATCCATACAGTCAAGACGTGCATGTGACGATTTCCGGGATGGTGAGCATCAAGGAAGTGCAAGAAAACTTGGCTGCGCAGGAGCAGGAAGTAGGAGCCGAGGAGCGCCAGGAGCTGGAGCAATTAGCGATAGAGTTAGGTCAACACGATTGCAGACGCTGTAACTATTGTTCTTGCCCGCTTGAAATCTCCATCCCTGATGTGATGATTGCTAGTAGATTTAGAGAGAAGTTTGGTTTGCTCCCCAAGGGAGACGGATTTTTCCAAAGACAAAAGGATAGAATAGTAGGCTGTGCAGACCATGATCCATGCAAAGAGAAACCGCTTTGCGAAGAGAAGTGTCCTTACCAGCTGCCGATGCAGTCAGTCGTGCAGAAAGCCGCCTCTTTTTATTAA